One window from the genome of Argonema galeatum A003/A1 encodes:
- a CDS encoding DUF433 domain-containing protein: protein MEYHDIITIEPGKRSGKPCIRGMRITVYDILEYLAGGMTEAEILEDFSELTSEDIKACLAFAADREKKLFVASL from the coding sequence ATGGAATACCATGACATCATCACGATAGAACCTGGAAAACGCAGCGGGAAGCCCTGTATTCGGGGAATGCGAATTACTGTGTACGATATCTTAGAGTATCTGGCAGGTGGTATGACAGAGGCAGAAATTCTAGAAGATTTTTCGGAACTCACTTCGGAAGACATCAAAGCTTGCCTTGCCTTTGCAGCCGATCGTGAGAAAAAATTATTTGTGGCATCCTTGTGA
- a CDS encoding DUF5615 family PIN-like protein: MKLLLDENLSDRIIHRIIDLYPDSAHVKHLGTYEY; this comes from the coding sequence GTGAAACTACTACTGGACGAAAACCTGTCAGACCGGATTATTCACAGGATTATCGATTTATATCCCGATTCCGCTCATGTCAAACACCTTGGCACTTACGAATACTGA
- a CDS encoding DUF5615 family PIN-like protein — translation MSNTLALTNTDDSVIWEYAKANNFTIVSKDSDFH, via the coding sequence ATGTCAAACACCTTGGCACTTACGAATACTGATGATTCAGTTATTTGGGAATATGCAAAGGCGAATAATTTCACGATTGTTTCCAAGGATTCTGATTTTCATTAA